The following coding sequences are from one Thamnophis elegans isolate rThaEle1 chromosome 5, rThaEle1.pri, whole genome shotgun sequence window:
- the MED20 gene encoding LOW QUALITY PROTEIN: mediator of RNA polymerase II transcription subunit 20 (The sequence of the model RefSeq protein was modified relative to this genomic sequence to represent the inferred CDS: inserted 1 base in 1 codon), translating into MPVAEGKSVQQTVEILTRKLELLGAEKQGTFCVDCETYHTAASTMGSQGQAAKLMYVMHNSEYPLSCFALFENGPCLIADTNFDILMVKLKGFFQNAKGNKIESRGTRYQYCDFLVKVGTVTMGPSARGISVEVDYCPCVVATDCWNLVMEFMQSFMGXHAPGIPSVFNNKHDSIYNPADTIVQYMELFNKIRKQQQVTVAGIR; encoded by the exons ATGCCAGTAGCAGAGGGAAAAAGTGTTCAGCAAACAGTTGAAATCTTAACAAGAAAACTGGAGCTACTTGGTGCAGAAAAACAAGGAACATTTTGTGTGGATTGTGAAACCTACCACACTGCAGCCTCCACAATGGGCAGTCAAG GACAGGCTGCCAAACTGATGTATGTGATGCACAATTCAGAATATCCCCTCAGCTGTTTTGCTCTCTTTGAAAATGGCCCATGCCTCATAGCAGATACCAACTTTGACATTCTTATGGTGAAATTGAAAGGTTTTTTTCAAAATGCTAAAGGGAACAAAATAGAGAGCCGAGGCACTCGATACCAGTACTGTGATTTTTTGGTGAAGGTCGGCACAGTCACCATGGGGCCCAGCGCCCGTGGAATATCTGTTGAG GTGGACTACTGTCCATGTGTGGTAGCCACTGACTGTTGGAACCTTGTAATGGAATTCATGCAGAGCTTTATGG ATCATGCCCCCGGTATCCCCTCTGTGTTCAATAATAAGCATGACAGCATCTACAATCCAGCTGATACAATAGTTCAATACATGGAACTTTTCAACAAAATTCGCAAGCAGCAGCAGGTGACTGTTGCAGGTATCAGATGA